In Patagioenas fasciata isolate bPatFas1 chromosome 2, bPatFas1.hap1, whole genome shotgun sequence, a single window of DNA contains:
- the HTR5A gene encoding 5-hydroxytryptamine receptor 5A gives MERPLNLSCFTDTMPDAGNQSGSTSLDGGQVHLSVFSVLVLTLLAMLVVATFLWNGLVLATILRVRTFHRVPHNLVASMAISDVMVAALVMPLSLVHELSGRRWQLGRLLCQVWISFDVLCCTASIWNVTAIALDRYWSITRHLEYTLRTRRRISNIMIALTWALSAFISLAPLLFGWGETYSEDSEECQVSQEPSYTIFSTFGAFYLPLCVVLFVYWKIYKAAKFRIGSRKSNSITPITPEALEVKEAAQQPQMVFTVRHATVTFQTDGDTWREQKEKKAALMVGILIGVFVLCWIPFFITELINPLCSCDIPPIWKSIFLWLGYSNSFFNPLIYTAFNKNYNNAFRNLFFRQH, from the exons ATGGAGCGTCCGCTCAACCTCAGCTGCTTCACTGATACGATGCCAGACGCCGGCAACCAGAGTGGGTCCACCAGCCTGGATGGTGGCCAGGTGCATCTCTCTGTCTTCAGCGTGCTGGTCCTCACCCTGTTGGCCATGCTGGTGGTGGCCACGTTCCTCTGGAACGGGCTGGTCTTGGCCACCATCCTCCGGGTGCGCACTTTCCACCGGGTGCCCCACAACCTGGTGGCCTCTATGGCCATCTCTGACGTGATGGTGGCAGCCCTTGTCATGCCCCTCAGCTTGGTGCATGAGTTGTCTGGGCGGCGGTGGCAGCTGGGCCGGCTGCTGTGCCAGGTGTGGATCTCCTTCGACGTGCTGTGCTGCACCGCCAGCATCTGGAATGTCACGGCCATTGCCCTAGACCGCTACTGGTCCATCACCCGCCACCTGGAGTACACACTCCGCACCAGGCGCCGCATTTCCAACATCATGATCGCTCTTACCTGGGCACTCTCCGCCTTCATCTCTTTGGCCCCACTGCTCTTTGGCTGGGGAGAGACTTACTCAGAGGACAGTGAGGAGTGTCAAGTCAGCCAGGAGCCTTCCTACACCATCTTCTCCACCTTTGGCGCCTTCTATCTGCCCCTCTGCGTGGTGCTCTTTGTGTATTGGAAGATCTACAAGGCCGCCAAGTTTCGCATTGGATCTCGGAAGAGCAACTCCATCACCCCCATTACACCAGAAGCCCTGGAG GTAAAAGAAGCTGCCCAGCAGCCACAGATGGTCTTCACTGTCCGTCACGCCACTGTTACGTTCCAAACGGACGGAGACACGTggagagagcagaaggaaaagaaagctgcCCTCATGGTCGGCATCCTTATCGGGGTCTTCGTGCTCTGCTGGATCCCCTTCTTCATCACAGAGCTCATCAACCCCCTCTGCTCATGTGACATCCCACCCATTTGGAAGAGTATTTTTCTATGGCTAGGCTATTCAAATTCCTTTTTTAACCCGCTCATCTACACTGCTTTCAATAAAAACTACAACAATGCCTTCAGGAACCTATTCTTTAGACAGCACTGA